Below is a window of Micropterus dolomieu isolate WLL.071019.BEF.003 ecotype Adirondacks unplaced genomic scaffold, ASM2129224v1 scaffold_100, whole genome shotgun sequence DNA.
TCAGAGTGAGGTCAGCGTGATGTCACATGGCTTGAACGGGCGTGTTTCCTGTGAACCTCCCAGCGGCTGGATAACAGCTGCGGCTCTCTGGATATTTGTGGCTCGTTCTAATGCGTGCAgtcaaacaaactttatttctacAGACACAGAGAAGTCAGCAGCTGCAGGAAATCAGAACCACTGACAGGAAGTTAAGAGTCAAGTTAAACCACATGTCAGAACTTTCTACAGCAGCAGGATTTAGAagatgctggaagctgctgtcTTTAGATTTTGGACCCGTCACaatttgtcacattttctgAAGCCACAACAAATCTTGTTGAAAGGAAACAGTTGATTGAAGGTCCAGTTTCAAACCAAGAGTCAAAGCTTCTCTTTGTGTCGACTCCTTTAATGAGAACATTGAAAAggactcgagtccaagtctcaagtgtCCAGCTCAGATTATTCCAGCACCAACCCTGGCAGGATGCAAGTTAAacagaaagcaacacatttaGTGACAGAACAGAAAGCAGCCGGCTGTTAAAATGGACTCAGAGAATGAAGACACAATAAGATTTGATTCAGTCAGACTTTCACAAGAACAAAGGTTTGTTCAGCCTGAACACAAATGTGGTCTGTAGTGTTTTTGTAGTCCCTGTTTATTCAgcgcctcttcctcctcactacACACTGGATCAAAGCACAGCAGTTAAACCCAGAGGCCTCCAGTGGACCTGGTTCAGGCCTCTGAAACATCTGGACTCTGTGATCTTTGTCTTCCAGCGTTGACATTTGGAGCAGGTATAAACAGACGTCACGTGATCTAGTTTGTTTGAAGCGTACCGAGTCCTTCAGACGTTGATCTCAGAACTCAGCAGAAACTCCACTTCTTTAGTCTCTTTCCTCCAGGTTCTGGTTTTTCTCGTCTCTCTGTTCATTCCTCAAAGATAAAGCTGGATTTTTCACTTAAGATGAAACATTTCAGACTTTGCTTTCAGGCTGAACGAACCTCAACAGATTCAAAACCACATTCAGCAACAGAAAATACCAACAGATCAAAATTCATAACTATATACAGTTAACATATTTAAAATCTGGAGAAGACTATGTAAAGGAACCAAAGTCAAGGAAAATGAAATTACCTGTTTAAGTGAAACATCGTGTGACCCAGACTTTACtccaaacatacatacacatacaagtaTGGATGTTTTCAACACATGGGAAGGTGAGGGCCCCACAAGATTTTACCCAACGTATAATGAAGAAATGTACTCTTCTTAAGAAGCAGCTGATAGATGGGCTCTCTAGTAATCACTTCTATCCATATATGAGAGAAAGAGTCGTTGGAGACCTCCACCCCTTCTGAGATACCTGACAAGACTCACCAAAACAGGACAAATCTaccaaataaaactgaaaacgTGTAACTACATTATACtatacaaaatttaaaaacgGTAAAAGACTAGCAGGAAAAGTATCAATGATAtgcactatattgccaaaagttttgggTCACCTGCCTTTACATGTACATGAAGGTgaatgacatcccattcttaatccatAGGGTTTAATATAGAGCTGGCCCActctttgcagctataacagttTCAACtattctgggaaggctgtccacaagaTTTAGTAGTGTGTTAgtgggaatttttgaccattcttctagaagcaaATTTGTGAGATCAATCGACGAAGTTGGACGAACAGGTCAcagctctgtgcaggccagtcaagttctccacaccaaactcactCATCCGTGTCTTTATGGGCATTGCTTTGTACACTGGTTCGCaatcatgttgaaacaggaaggggccatccccaaagtgttgtttccacaaagttgggagcatgaaattgtcctaAATGTCTTGGGATGCTGAAGCAcaaacagttcctttcactggaactaaggggccaatcTCACATAAGTCCCAAATCGTTTGGCAATATAGTGAATATTGACACAACAATgtataaatgaaagaaaataaaaaactaactacagatataaaataaagattCAATGAAAAATCcacaaaggagaaaaataagTATTTAGCATAGAAACAAATATTTCAGCCAGCATGGCGGTTCATTTTAGACCTCTGGGAACACATCTGTAATAAATCCTTAGAAACCGCCTCTTTGTTGGAGCTTTTGACCACATCCCATGGCCTTCTTAAGGAGTAATTAAACTCCCAAAACTCTTATTTCAGCTGACAGGGTTAGGATATTTTCCTGTGAACTATTAGAAATCTACATATTGTGCTACAAATAAGCAGAGtgactgccctctagtggttGAAACATGGCTACTGCATTACAGCTACAAAGCCCTCCCTCGTCCCCATTTTGGTCTCTGCTGCTCCTGCCCACTTACATTCAGCTGATACAAAGGGtcaaacaaactgtaaaaccAGTTCAAGTGAACAGTGTGGACAATACACATAAGCCTGGACCAATAGAGAGGTGAGGGCTCTTTAcagaaagctggcatcaaggaggcgagtggagacatcagcagagactggagacaaccaaagatatgtggcaggtCATCAAACAACATCAAGCCACcttggaccctcaccagtttgttttcagaaccaacagatccacagaggatgccatcttaGTACCGATTAAAGAGTCTGACCTGCTGATTcagattttctttatttctaacAACTATAATGGTCAGCATACACTAACAATTTTGGATTGGCGTTTAGAATTTCTTTTCACCTGTGTTTCCATTTCCACAGTAGCAGGTGCGCCGCGtatggaggaggcttgttaattACCAATCAAGACCAGCAGGTCGTCGTTTTTAACTTAATTAACGATTTTTCTGTGCGTTTTGCTGCCGATGTAAATTGCGAGCCTAGTTTCTTCTTCAATCACGGTGAAGAACTTACTCGCCGACATGTTTAAGCGTGTGTCTGGATGTGACAATACCTAGTTATAGTCTGTGCCGCTGTGCGCCGCCACATGTGTAACGTTCAGTGTGACCAGCAGTACATTTGACACAGCTCTGCTCCAGTCGCCATCATGGCCGGTCCAACAGAAAAACGGCCAATTCCAGTCCCAAGCAGATCGATCATTACATCCCTTTATAAcaaaaagctactgattacagcattatatttttatattcccatttctcacctgccacctgaattgtgtttctctttatataaataaagacatttccaccattaTGTctccaaaatgcaggaaattaagagagTGTTCAAAATCTTCTGGTGGAGTACCGCCATACTACccaattatttatttcatcaatgaatatttcttcaaattattattagaatATCTTGTcaatattgtgcattgtcaGTTCTCCTGGGCTAAGTGTTTTATCTCCACCACTTTAACACCCTTTGGTGACGCCCTTGGGTAGGGTGTGTGCCAAAATGATGATTTCTTGAATTAAAGTCAATGACAATATAATCGTAACGCTATCATAAAGTGAGACTGTCACCTACTGCTGGTGATTCACTGTCAAACAGTGCATCATAAGCtatttgacttttttgtttttgccatcaTTGTTCTTTAATTCAGTCTCAACTTCTGTCAACTGTCCTAATGGCTGATGTTATTTTTTCTGCATGACGTTGGCTGATCCCAAGCTGCTGTGAAAAACACTTAAGAGTATTAGTTGTGTGCTCCATGACCAGGACACCGATTCACTTGAACTGGTACGCTTACCCacaacatttactgtattgCTCAGCTTTATAGGGGTTTGGGGGAATTTTACAGTAGGTACACGTCTTTAAGAGGACTGCACGGATGGATTGGCTCTGACAAATTTGATGAAGTGTGAATGAGTTCGTGGCTTTTAAGGGAACTACTCACAGCAAAAGATtccccacactgttcacacctgtATGGTTtccctgcagtgtgaacacgttggtgggtCTTTAACTTACTGTATGTAATAAAagcttttccacactgttcacaccagtgcGATTTCTCTCCCGTGTGAATACGTCGGTGGATTTGTAAGTGATCAGATCTACTGAAAGACGctccacactgttcacagcaGTACGGTCtgtctccagtgtgaacacgtcggTGGGTTTTTAATTCATCTGATCTactgaaagctttcccacaatGTTCACACTTGtgcggtttctctccagtgtgaacgcGTCTGTGTTTTGACATTTGACTTGATGTACTGAAATCTTTCCCGCACAGATCACActtgtacggtttctctccggTGTGAACACGTCCGTGGATTTTCAGGTTCTCCGAGGTGGTGAAAGTGCTCCCACAAAGATCACACCTGtgcggtttctctccagtgtgaacatgtCGGTGGACATCCAACCTAGCAAATGTGGCGAACGTTTTCCCACACAGATCACAcctgtatggtttctctccagtgtgaacacgtcggTGGTTAACCAACCTATCAGCTCTAGCAAATGTTTTCCCACACTGCTCACAGGTGTGTAGGTTCTTGCCAGTGTGATGTCTCAGATGAATACTTAAATATTCAGATTTTGCGAAGGATTTGTCACAGAATGGACAGCTGTGACGTCCGAGTCCATCTCTTTTTCTCCGCTTCTGTAgcaaaagagagacacagagagaaagacagtagtTAGATGTCATGGTGAAGCTCTTGTTACCAACTTGGGGTTTTAGTTTtgaaaatcaaaaaaacaaaaacagtactTTTTCACCCACAATTCTGTTCACAGCAACAGCTGTGTAAAGAAGGATTGTTGACGACAGGGCTGGACATTTTGACCTAAAATCAGAATCACgatttattgaatattttacCTCAATGAACAATTATTTTGGTTTGGGTATCTTTTTTTT
It encodes the following:
- the LOC123967172 gene encoding zinc finger protein 239-like translates to MEEDNQDPEPRSNNVPGGQTAGSSSDSTDVQKRRKRDGLGRHSCPFCDKSFAKSEYLSIHLRHHTGKNLHTCEQCGKTFARADRLVNHRRVHTGEKPYRCDLCGKTFATFARLDVHRHVHTGEKPHRCDLCGSTFTTSENLKIHGRVHTGEKPYKCDLCGKDFSTSSQMSKHRRVHTGEKPHKCEHCGKAFSRSDELKTHRRVHTGDRPYCCEQCGASFSRSDHLQIHRRIHTGEKSHWCEQCGKAFITYRLVLE